One Streptomyces fagopyri DNA window includes the following coding sequences:
- a CDS encoding aldo/keto reductase: MEQRHLGRTGLRVSRIGLGTLTWGRDTDEHDAAELLKVFWEAGGNLVDTADVYGDGEAEYVLGQLIEGLVPRRDLVISTKAGSVPDPDRRFDGSRGHLLSALDASLQRLGTDYVDLWHVHAFDPGTPLDETLQALDLAVSSGRARYAGVSNFCGWQLAKAATWQLAAPGTRTRLASTQMEYSLLQRGVEREVLPAALDLGVGLLPSSPLGRGVLTGKYRSGTPSDSRGGSEHLAPFVAPYLDDTASSIVDAVTTAADGLAVTALQVALAWIRDRPGVAAPIVGARNARQLTGALSVEALSLPDEIRRALDDVSAPVHHYPDHDWSTL; the protein is encoded by the coding sequence ATGGAGCAGAGGCATCTCGGCCGTACCGGCCTTCGTGTGTCCCGGATCGGGCTCGGCACCCTGACCTGGGGCCGGGACACCGACGAGCATGACGCCGCGGAGCTGTTGAAGGTGTTCTGGGAAGCGGGCGGGAACCTCGTCGACACCGCGGACGTGTACGGCGACGGGGAGGCCGAGTACGTGCTCGGACAACTCATAGAAGGCCTGGTCCCCCGCCGTGACCTGGTCATCTCCACCAAGGCGGGCAGCGTGCCCGACCCGGACCGGCGGTTCGACGGCTCGCGCGGACACCTTCTGTCGGCGCTCGACGCCTCGCTCCAGCGTCTGGGCACCGACTACGTGGATCTGTGGCACGTGCACGCCTTCGACCCCGGCACCCCGCTGGACGAGACCCTCCAGGCACTCGACCTCGCGGTCAGCAGCGGCCGCGCCCGGTACGCGGGGGTGTCGAACTTCTGCGGCTGGCAGCTGGCCAAGGCGGCGACCTGGCAGCTCGCAGCGCCCGGGACACGGACCCGGCTGGCCAGTACGCAGATGGAGTACTCGCTGCTCCAGCGCGGCGTCGAGCGGGAGGTGCTGCCCGCGGCGCTCGACCTGGGCGTCGGGCTGCTGCCCTCCTCCCCGCTCGGCCGGGGCGTGCTCACCGGGAAGTACCGGAGCGGCACACCGTCCGACTCCCGGGGCGGCTCGGAGCATCTCGCGCCCTTCGTCGCCCCGTACCTGGACGACACGGCGAGCAGCATCGTGGACGCCGTGACGACCGCCGCGGACGGCCTCGCGGTCACGGCGCTTCAGGTCGCGCTCGCCTGGATCCGCGACCGCCCGGGAGTCGCCGCCCCGATCGTCGGCGCGCGCAACGCGCGGCAGCTCACGGGCGCTTTGTCAGTGGAGGCCCTTAGTCTTCCTGACGAGATCCGCCGGGCGCTCGACGATGTGTCGGCACCGGTGCACCACTATCCCGATCACGACTGGAGCACGCTGTGA
- a CDS encoding helix-hairpin-helix domain-containing protein codes for MSTEPETTEEAEPGALGAAAEGDAPGAGDAPGAGDAPGAGDAPSTSVDTGGAAAEDGSPSAEGLAGGAGAGTEGAAGQRSEAEAELAAQRLERERIERRRAEKRGPISAGTGLSGTAADLLAAVRAVESGEKPVVTAFREPEPAPRGTVPEPARRPRPVSAPAAPPAAAVPAARTVEAVRAVLTGGGAPDGLAPQVVAALGEGADGQLREDPWQLLRVTGVRPEQADGFARALLGAECGPDDERRGRALTVWLLEQAALAGHTALDAPALAAALSQRAVPDPDAAVQSTLAEGEALVFQDALETTAPAAAPARDTAEEDDGEAEERPVRVLVGLERYALAEESLADGLARVMNSVPKDDGSAAEWEEAAASAGRSAAELIRTVAGHALVLHTGGDASRAETAALLGAAHGLGLRAWTATHTAGGHDLRASGPAPGDLPDGPEGGTDTTVVTLADLLSGAEGPGRDADGALDLDLLVVLDAPQLDVETAALLAESLPDGARLVLSGDPGVLWSAGPGRVFADLLAARVCPQVASRTPDPGPVGELVSGVGIGELNQVEAPGKEVVIVPVRDAGEAVHRTVQLVADSVPRAIGIPAEQTQVITPGHGGAVGTRALNTALKERLNPGPGRFGGFDPGDRIAYSPAPGRTMPGHVVKADADGLHLDCSGAPVVVPKERVEHSVRLGWALTAHQAVGLRWPAAVVVLPGDAAAALTRPWVYTAFGRAERHLSVVHGVEQALQRAVAEVPQKARTTRLPALLRAQVPTAG; via the coding sequence GTGAGCACGGAGCCCGAGACCACGGAGGAAGCGGAGCCGGGGGCCCTGGGCGCCGCGGCGGAGGGCGACGCGCCCGGGGCCGGTGACGCGCCCGGGGCCGGTGACGCGCCCGGGGCCGGTGACGCGCCCTCCACAAGCGTGGACACCGGCGGAGCCGCCGCCGAGGACGGGTCGCCGAGCGCCGAGGGCCTGGCCGGGGGCGCCGGAGCCGGGACCGAGGGGGCGGCCGGCCAGCGGTCCGAGGCCGAGGCCGAGTTGGCGGCCCAGCGGTTGGAGCGGGAGCGGATCGAGCGGCGGAGGGCCGAGAAGCGCGGACCGATCTCCGCCGGTACGGGCCTCAGCGGGACGGCCGCCGACCTGCTGGCGGCGGTACGGGCCGTGGAGAGCGGTGAGAAGCCCGTGGTCACCGCCTTCCGCGAGCCCGAGCCGGCCCCGCGCGGGACCGTGCCGGAACCCGCGCGACGTCCGCGACCGGTGTCCGCCCCGGCCGCGCCCCCGGCGGCTGCGGTTCCCGCCGCGCGGACCGTCGAGGCCGTTCGTGCCGTCCTGACCGGCGGCGGCGCCCCCGACGGGCTCGCACCACAGGTCGTCGCCGCCCTGGGCGAGGGCGCGGACGGGCAGCTGCGCGAGGACCCCTGGCAGCTGCTGCGGGTCACCGGGGTGCGCCCCGAGCAGGCCGACGGGTTCGCCCGCGCGCTGCTCGGCGCCGAGTGTGGTCCGGACGACGAGCGACGCGGCCGCGCGCTCACGGTGTGGCTCCTCGAACAGGCGGCGCTCGCCGGACACACCGCCCTCGACGCTCCGGCGCTCGCCGCCGCGCTCTCCCAGCGCGCCGTCCCGGACCCGGACGCGGCCGTGCAGAGCACCCTCGCGGAGGGCGAGGCGCTGGTCTTCCAGGACGCGCTGGAGACGACGGCTCCCGCGGCGGCCCCCGCACGCGACACCGCCGAGGAGGACGACGGGGAGGCCGAGGAGCGCCCGGTGCGCGTCCTCGTGGGCCTGGAGCGGTACGCGCTGGCCGAGGAGAGTCTCGCCGACGGACTGGCCCGGGTGATGAACTCCGTGCCGAAGGACGACGGTTCGGCGGCCGAATGGGAAGAGGCCGCCGCCTCGGCGGGCCGCTCCGCCGCCGAGCTGATCCGCACGGTCGCCGGCCACGCCCTCGTCCTGCACACCGGCGGGGACGCCTCCCGGGCCGAGACGGCCGCCCTGTTGGGTGCCGCGCACGGTCTCGGCCTGCGTGCCTGGACCGCCACGCACACCGCCGGCGGCCATGACCTCCGCGCCTCCGGGCCGGCCCCGGGCGATCTGCCGGACGGGCCCGAGGGCGGGACGGACACCACCGTCGTCACCCTCGCGGATCTGCTGTCCGGCGCCGAGGGCCCGGGCCGGGACGCGGACGGCGCCCTGGACCTCGACCTCCTCGTCGTCCTCGACGCACCCCAGCTCGACGTGGAGACGGCGGCCCTGCTCGCCGAGTCGCTGCCGGACGGCGCGCGGCTGGTCCTGAGCGGTGACCCTGGAGTGCTGTGGTCCGCGGGTCCCGGCCGGGTCTTCGCGGACCTGCTCGCCGCCCGCGTGTGCCCGCAGGTCGCCTCGCGAACTCCGGACCCCGGACCCGTCGGCGAGCTGGTCTCCGGGGTCGGGATCGGCGAGCTGAACCAGGTCGAGGCTCCCGGCAAGGAGGTCGTGATCGTGCCGGTGCGCGACGCCGGTGAGGCGGTGCACCGCACCGTGCAGCTGGTCGCGGACTCCGTACCGCGCGCGATCGGCATCCCGGCCGAGCAGACGCAGGTGATCACCCCGGGGCACGGCGGCGCGGTGGGCACGCGCGCGCTCAACACCGCGCTCAAGGAACGGCTGAACCCCGGCCCCGGCCGCTTCGGGGGCTTCGACCCGGGTGACCGGATCGCGTACTCCCCCGCACCGGGCCGGACGATGCCGGGTCACGTGGTCAAGGCCGACGCCGACGGGCTGCACCTGGACTGCTCGGGCGCCCCCGTCGTCGTACCGAAGGAGCGGGTGGAGCACTCCGTTCGTCTCGGGTGGGCGCTCACCGCGCACCAGGCGGTCGGCCTGCGCTGGCCCGCCGCGGTCGTGGTGCTCCCGGGAGACGCCGCGGCCGCCCTGACCAGACCGTGGGTCTACACCGCCTTCGGCCGCGCCGAGCGCCATCTGTCCGTGGTCCACGGGGTGGAGCAGGCGCTCCAGCGGGCGGTGGCCGAGGTCCCGCAGAAGGCGCGCACCACGCGTCTGCCGGCTCTGCTCAGAGCACAGGTCCCGACAGCGGGCTGA
- a CDS encoding LLM class F420-dependent oxidoreductase: MQLGINLGYWGAGMDADNLAVAQEADRLGYAVCWAAEAYGSDAATVLSWVAAQTERIDVGSAIFQIPARQPAMTAMTAATLDSLSGGRFRLGLGVSGPQVSEGWYGVKFDKPLARTREYVEIVRKAMTRERLSYEGEHWTLPLPGGPGKPIKLTVHPEREHIPLYVAAIGPKNLEQTGEIADGALLIFPSAEHLEDTAIKYLRAGREKAGRTMEGFDVCPTLPLSVGADKDVTALADMFRPYTALYVGGMGSRKQNFYNQLAQRMGYEKEAAEIQDKYLSGDKEGAAAAVPHALIDQTTLLGSVDRIADRMEAYAAAGVTTLTLAPAGFTLDDRIASLRAGSDALERAGLA; encoded by the coding sequence ATGCAGCTCGGGATCAACCTCGGCTACTGGGGTGCCGGAATGGACGCGGACAATCTGGCCGTCGCCCAGGAGGCCGACCGGCTCGGATACGCCGTCTGCTGGGCCGCCGAGGCCTACGGCTCCGACGCGGCGACCGTGCTCAGCTGGGTCGCCGCGCAGACCGAGCGCATCGACGTCGGTTCGGCCATCTTCCAGATCCCGGCCCGCCAGCCGGCGATGACCGCGATGACCGCCGCCACCCTCGACTCGCTCTCCGGCGGCCGTTTCCGCCTCGGGCTCGGGGTGTCCGGGCCGCAGGTCTCCGAGGGCTGGTACGGCGTCAAGTTCGACAAGCCGCTGGCCCGGACCCGCGAGTACGTGGAGATCGTACGGAAGGCGATGACCCGGGAGCGGCTCTCGTACGAGGGCGAGCACTGGACGCTGCCGCTGCCGGGCGGCCCGGGCAAGCCGATCAAGCTGACCGTGCACCCCGAGCGCGAGCACATCCCGCTGTACGTCGCGGCGATCGGCCCGAAGAACCTGGAGCAGACCGGCGAGATCGCCGACGGCGCGCTGCTGATCTTCCCCTCGGCCGAGCACCTGGAGGACACCGCGATCAAGTACCTGCGCGCCGGCCGGGAGAAGGCCGGCCGGACGATGGAGGGCTTCGACGTCTGCCCGACGCTGCCGCTGTCCGTCGGTGCCGACAAGGATGTGACGGCGCTCGCCGACATGTTCCGTCCCTACACCGCGCTGTACGTCGGCGGGATGGGCAGCCGCAAGCAGAACTTCTACAACCAGCTCGCCCAGCGCATGGGGTACGAGAAGGAAGCCGCCGAGATCCAGGACAAGTACCTGTCCGGCGACAAGGAGGGCGCCGCCGCCGCCGTCCCGCACGCGCTGATCGACCAGACCACGCTGCTCGGCTCCGTCGACCGCATCGCCGACCGTATGGAGGCGTACGCGGCGGCCGGCGTCACCACGCTCACCCTGGCGCCCGCGGGCTTCACGCTGGACGATCGCATCGCCTCGCTGCGGGCCGGTTCCGACGCCCTGGAGCGCGCCGGTCTGGCGTAA